One segment of Asterias rubens chromosome 2, eAstRub1.3, whole genome shotgun sequence DNA contains the following:
- the LOC117307269 gene encoding cell division cycle protein 123 homolog: MLSLVPVMKKQQVLNCSFSAWYPIFKHITIDSHILPLSKEFLAYLDADGIYLPKSPTDAPSDIIDDTEEIDHNKTPSFPDLEASIKESIQSLGGRVFPKLNWSSPRDASWMARGNTLRCSRVNDVLLLLKSSDFVSHDLSLPFEHCTDCEDGQKNNVKYELILRRWTDISEATEFRVFVKNDNIIGISQRDHTNFFPDLIPLADDINLEIEDFHDRHIAGNFPDHDYVYDIYRQDKRKFLLIDFNPFGEVTDPLLFNWTDLNQLDVTSPESQSWETFRIVRSFEGIQPSQYLSYRIPMDILHLTTGMDANKLADFLRMEMQMPDQQESSSSDDEDASPVDEDQPEK; encoded by the exons ATGTTGAGCTTGGTGCCAGTCATGAAAAAACAGCAAGTTCTAAATTGCAGCTTTTCTGCATGGTACCCCATCTTCAAACACATCACAATAGACAG CCATATCCTGCCACTGTCAAAGGAGTTCCTCGCTTATTTGGATGCTGATGGAATTTATCTTCCTAAGAG TCCCACAGATGCACCCAGTGACATCATAGATGACACAGAGGAGATAGATCACAACAAGACACCCTCTTTCCCAGATCTGGAGGCATCCATAAAAGAATCAATTCAGAGTCTCGGAGGTAGAGTGTTTCCAAAACTCAACTGGAGCTCACCGAGG gaTGCATCCTGGATGGCGCGTGGCAACACCTTGAGGTGTTCTCGTGTGAATGACGTCCTCCTTCTGCTAAAGAGTTCGGATTTCGTTTCACATGACCTCTCGTTACC ATTTGAACACTGCACAGATTGTGAAGATGGCCAAAAAAACAACGTGAAATATGAG CTTATTTTGAGAAGATGGACTGATATTTCAGAAGCGACAGAGTTCAGAGTTTTCGTCAAGAATGATAACATCATCG GTATTTCTCAACGAGACCACACAAATTTCTTTCCCGATCTCATCCCATTAGCGGATGATATCAACCTTGAGATTGAGGATTTCCATGACAGACACATCGCAGGAAACTTTCCTGACCATGATT ATGTATATGACATTTATCGACAAGATAAG AGGAAATTTCTGCTGATAGATTTCAACCCTTTCGGTGAAGTGACAGACCCATTGTTATTCAACTGGACTGACCTGAACCAGCTCGACGTCACAAGTCCCGAAAGTCAATCATGG gAAACGTTCCGAATTGTCCGTAGCTTTGAGGGCATCCAACCAAGTCAGTATCTTAGTTACCGCATTCCAATGGACATCCTTCACTTAACGACAGGAATGGATGCCAACAAACTTGCTGATTTTCTCAGAATG GAAATGCAGATGCCAGACCAACAGGAATCCTCATCATCAGATGATGAAGATGCTTCACCAGTGGATGAAGATCAACCAGAGAAATGA